AATATTTAAACGATACAAATCAATATGATAAAATTTAAAATCTACAAACTCATAAAAATTAACAATATTATAAGTTGGACTTGTAAAGTAAGAAATGCCAAGATTTAAAGCCAAACCTTTTAAAAAGGTTGTCTTCCCAGTTCCCATATCACCACAAAGACCAAATATCTTACCAATAGGCAAGGGATTAAAAAAAGATTTAGAAAAGTTTATCATTTCCTTTTCTGTTTCAAAAGATAATGTCAAGGAAGCTCACCTTTTATATCAAGATCAATAACATGCCTCTTGATTGCAACCATTAAACTAAGAACAGGGTAATTTAAAGGGTCTACAAAATCAATAGTGATATGTTTCTC
This portion of the Borrelia turicatae 91E135 genome encodes:
- the tsaE gene encoding tRNA (adenosine(37)-N6)-threonylcarbamoyltransferase complex ATPase subunit type 1 TsaE gives rise to the protein MTLSFETEKEMINFSKSFFNPLPIGKIFGLCGDMGTGKTTFLKGLALNLGISYFTSPTYNIVNFYEFVDFKFYHIDLYRLNILDEFQLIGGMELLLDMSAIIAIEWPEIIIDVLPKNRLMFLTFKIKNTSRILEFSDEYPCN